DNA sequence from the Prolixibacter sp. SD074 genome:
TGAGTCTGCATGCAAATGGATCCGGTTTGTTTGCCAGCGATGTAAAACTGAAGCCTAACCAGAAAGCATCATTTGACAAAAGCACCAAAGAAACTAAGATTGTTACGGTTGTTGCGGGCAATTATACGAGCTGGACAGAAGGCCTTCTGTCCTTTCAGAATACCGACCTCAGTCGTGTAATAAAAAAGCTGGAACGTTATTACAATATCTGTTTCAAATATGACGATCCATTGAAATCGACGATTGAAATCAGTGGAAAACTGGATTTAAGTCAGGGACGCGATGATTCCTTCAAATACCTGGAACAGGCAGCGGGAGTAAAATTTGTTAAACTTAATGATCAAAATTATGAAATAAAATAAAAAACCGGAAAATGGTGGCACATCTCCCGGTTCGATAAACACCAATAAATATCAGTATTTATTAACATTTAAAGCTTTACAAATCTATGAAAAAAAATCGACGAATGGATTTTCTCTTTCGGGAAAGTCTATTGAAATTATGGCGAATTATGCGCATTACCTTGTTCTTGCTTTTCATTTCGGTTATCACCACTTTTGCGGGCAACAGCTACGCACAGGAAACCCGACTTAACATCCAGTTTAATAATGGAACTGTTGGCAGCATTATTAAATATATAGAGAGCAACAGCGATTTTGTTTTTCTCTATAAAAACGAGGATCTGAATGTCAACAAACGTGTTAATGTCAACCTGAAAGATGCTTCTATCGAGCAAATTCTTAGTAAAGTTTTAGAGGGACAGAATGTCGGTTTTAATATCTACAAAAGACAAATTGTAATACATAAGAATCCAGGTAAGGGAACTGCCATTGTCCAGCAACCTGAAAAAACCATTGTCGGTAAAGTTACCGACACTTCTGGTTCTCCTGTTCCGGGGGTTACAATTATAGCCAAAGGAACAAGCCACGGAACCATCACGGATAGCGATGGAAATTATACACTGAAGATTAAACCAGATGTTAAGACGTTGGTTTTCTCGTTTGTAGGAATGAAAACCAGAGAGGTTAATGTAGGTGATAATAATGTTATCAACGTTCGACTGGAAGAAGCATCCATTGGATTAGATGAAGTGGTGGCAATTGGGTACGGTGTGCAGAAGAAGGAGTCTCTTACTGGGGCAATTTCGGGGGTGACATCAAAGGATCTGGAGGATGTTCATGCAACAACAGTTAGTTCCGCATTGGCTGGTAAAATAGCGGGAGTCTCTTTCCGAATGCCGGATGGACGGCCAGGTGCTAGTGCTAATATCCAAATTCGTAATATGGGAGATCCGCTCTATGTAATTGATGGAATCCAGAAAGATGCGGGCCAATTTAATAACCTGTCTCCTAATGATATTGAAAGTATTAGTGTACTGAAAGATGCATCCGCCGCTATTTATGGTGTGCGTGCTGCTAACGGAGTTGTGGTGGTTACGACCAAAAGAGGGAAGTTAGGTTCGAAAAATACAATTAACGTAGATGCGTATACCGGATGGCAAAATTGGTCGCGTTTTCCGAAAACGGTTAATGCATATGATTGGATGCTTGGTAAGGCTGATGCAGAAATGAATCTTGACGGGCATACCAATATTACTCCGGAAGAACTTGCTAAATGGAAGGCCGGAACGGAGCCTGGTTATCAAAGTTTCGATTGGTATGATTTTATCATCAAAGGCAATTCTCCTCAAACATCAATTAATATTAACGCTACAGGAGGTTCGGATAAAATCAATTACTATTTGTCACTCACTCGGTTGGATCAGAATTCAGTTTTGGGACGTCAGTTCACATTTGCTCGTACCAACTTGCAGTCGAATATCGATGCTAAGATTACCAAGCGCTTCAAAGTCGGAGTCTCTATTAACGGACGGATTGAAACACGCGATAACCCGGGAGTTCCCGGAACCGACGACTACTGGGCACCACGATTTGCACTTTTCAGAAACCGTCCTACAGAACGTCCGTATGCTAATGACAACCCCAATTATATCAATAATATAGGACATATGGATACAAACTGGGGATTGTTGAATAAAGCCAATTCGGGATACTGGCATGAAGATTGGCGTGTAATGCAACTGAATTTCACAGGTGATTATGATTTGCCAATAGATGGACTATCTGCTAAGGGAACCTATTCATACTATTTTGCAGATCGTTTGATGAACGGACATGAGTATACTTACGATGCTTACACCTATTATCCGGAAACTGATGAATATAAGATTACTTTTGCAAATAAGAATCCCTGGCGTGAGAGAGCTACTCACAAAGTTTTCGAAAATGTGTTGCAAGGGCAGTTGAACTACAATAAAACCTTTGGAAAGCATACCATCGCTGCCACTTATGTTGCTGAACGTATTAAAAGAAGGGAACTGGATGTATGGGTTCATGCAGTGCCGAAAACCAATGTTTTGCCTCTCATACAGTTTGCTGATATGGATACTTACAATGACAGAGATTGGACGCAGGCGCGTATCGGTTATGTTGGTCGATTGACCTATAACTACGCAAATAAGTATTATTTGGAAGTTGCCGGACGTGAAGATGGATCATGGAAATTTGCATCGGATCGTCGCTGGGGATTTTTCCCGTCAACTTCTATTGGATGGCGGATTACCGAGGAAAATTTTGCAAAAGCTTTGTTGGGACAGAGTACATTTGACCTAAAATTACGTGCTTCCTATGGTGAACTGGGAGATGATAATGTGGGCATTGGCGACTTTGACTATTTAACAGGGTACAACTATGCTACATCTACAGTGATAATGGATGGCGAGGTCATCAAAGGTTCAAGGGACCGGGGCGTTCCTATTACCTCTATTAGCTGGTATACAAGTAAGATTACGGATGTCGGAGCTGACTATTCTTTTTGGGGAGGGAAACTGAGTGGTACGGTAGATTATTTTTATCGTAAGCGCGAAGGTTTGAGAGGTAGGAAGTATGATGTTCTGGTTCCAAGTGAACTTGGATATACTCTGCCTGATGAAAATGTCAACAGTGATGCAACGATGGGAGCAGAGGCCTCGATTAATTATAATGGAAAGGTTGGAGACTTATCTTACACGGTAGGTGCAAATGTTTCTTATGCACGTAATCGTTTTTTAAGTTCTTATAAGCCCACTTTCGGTAATTCATGGGATTATTATCGTAATTCTTCGGAGGATAGATGGACCGGCACTTATTGGGGTTATGAGGTTGTTGGTCAGTTCCAGTCGTTCGACCAGATAAACTCTTGGCCCGTGAATAACGATGGCGAAGGTAACAAAAGGATGTTACCTGGAGACTTAATATACAAGGACGTTAACGGTGACGGAGTAATTAATGGGTATGATGAGCGACCGATAGGTTATCCGAGAGACCGTAACCCGATTTTGAACTTTGGTTTCAATATTACCGCACAGTTTAAGGGATTTGATCTTCGGGCTGATTTCTCGGGTGGTTCTATGTATTCATACAACCAGGGATGGGAAATGCGTTGGCCTTATCAGAATGGAGGCAACTTGTTAAAACAATTCTATGATGACCGCTGGCACCGGGCCGATCCTTTTGATTTAAATAGTGAATGGATTCCCGGTAAATATCCTGCATTGCGTTTTAATACCGGATGGCATAATAACTATAACAAGAATTCGACATTCTGGTTGACTAGTGTGCGTTATCTCAGGTTGAGAACGTTCGAGATTGGATATAGTATTCCCAAAAACCTGATTGCCAAAGTTGGCATGCAAAAAGCGCGCTTATATGTGAATTCATATAATCTTGTTTCGTTCGATAATCTTAAGAAACTTGGCGTTGAACCGGAGATTATGGACCAAAATGGTCTGCAGTATCCGCAAAATCGCATGGTAAATGTTGGTGTTAACCTTTCATTCTAATCTAAAAAAGGAAGTAGAAAAATGAAAAAATATATTTCAATATTGTTGTTATTCCTGGCTTTTGTTTGGGGATGTAATGATAAAGCGTTTCTGGACCGGAAACCTACGAATATTTTAATCGAGGATCAGGTGTGGAAGGACAAAAGCCTTATTCTTTCGGTTGTCGCTGATTTATATGACAGAATTCCAGAGTTTCAAACCATTGAAAATTGGTGGAACTATGCTGATTTTGACGAAGGCTTTGGTTCGGCGAATGGAGATTATTGGCGAAGTAAAAATAGTGAGTGGGGCTACGGAGAGTGGTCATTATGGAATTACAATTACATTCGGGAAATTAATCTTTTTATCCAAAAAGCAGAATCAGATCTTACCAATAGCTTAGCTCCCGCCGATAAAGCCCGTTTTATTGCAGAAGGACGTTTCTTGAGGGCAACGGCTTATTTTGAGTTAGTGAAACGCATGGGAGGCGTGCCGCTTATTCTGGAACCGCTTACTTATGACTTTAGTGGGGATCCTTCCTACTTGCAATATCCGCGAGCTAAAGAATCGGAAGTGTATGATTTTATTCTTAGTGAACTCGATGCGATTAAAAAGGATCTTCCCAATGATGTGAATATCAAAGGGAGAGCCACTCAAGGGTTAATTTTGGCGATGGAATCAAGGGTCGCTCTCTATGCTGGCTCTATAGCGAAATACGGGGCAAAAACACCTAATGTTACTCTGTCTGGCGGTGAAGTTGGCATTCCGGCTAATATGGCTACCAGTTATTACCAAAAAGCTCTTAGTGCTGCAGAAGAACTAATCAATAGCGGAACTTATGCTCTTTATCAAAAAAAAGAAAATCTGTCTGAGAACTTTGCCAGCCTTTTCATTGATAAGAATGCTAATCCGGAAGTTATTTTTGTAAAAGACTTCAAACTTCAGAGTGGTAAAGTCGAGCCTTTTACATTGCAAAATCAACCATGGTCCGGAGCAGAGGATCTGGAAGGGGGACGGCTGAATCCTTCTTTAAATCTGGTCCAGTCTTTTGAAAAATTGGATAATACGTTTGAAACTTTCCAGACAAATACAGCAGATGGTAACTTTATCTATTACGATAATCCAAGTGATATTTTTGCAGGTCGCGATGCTCGTCTTGCAGGAACCGTAATGATTCCTGGCTCTAAATACAAAGGAAAAGATCTGGATATATGGGCTGGTTATATGCAGGCCGATGGGGCGATTATTACCGGAGATACATATGGTGCTCGTAAGGAGCTTCCCAATGGAGAAGTAGCCCAGGTGGTCGGCTTTGACGGACCTATTGATGGTTTGGAGTTTACCGCTCAAACAGGATTTTACGTTAGGAAGTTTATGGACACAGCAACAGGTTCTGGTCAACGTGGATTAAACAGTGAGGTATGGTGGGTGCGCTACCGGCTTGCAGAGGTTTACTTAAATGCTGCTGAAGCTGCATTTGAACTGGGGCAACCTGAAAAAGCTGCAACTTATATGGATGTTGTTCGGAGAAGAGCAGGATTTAATACTGATTTGACAGCAGCCGATATGACTTTCGATCGTATTGTTCATGAACGGAAGGTCGAATTGGCTTTTGAAGGCCATGAATTGTGGGATATGAAGCGGTGGCGTTTGGCTCATATTGTTTGGAATGGAGAATCATTGCCGCTAACAACAAAACCGTGGAAAGCTGATGAAGTAAGTAACCGGGTATTTGGCTTATGGCCCTACAAATATTATGCGCCAGGTGACCCAAATGACGGTAAATATGTTTATATTCAACACTTGCCAGCTCAGGTAACAGGTGCAGATAGATTCCGTTTAGGTAATTATTATTCGAAAATCAGCGATGAAATTTTGAATAACAATCCAAAAATTGTTAGAAATCCTAATCAAAACTAAAGAAAATGATCAAGTTCAAATTTATAATACTACTGGGGATTGTAGCTGCATTTCTTTCAGCATGTAAATATGACAACTATTCAGAACCCCAATCCTATCTAAAAGGAAATATTGTTTATAACGGAGAACCTATTAATGTAAGCTATAATGATGTCACTTTTCAGTTGTGGGAACCTGGTTGGCAAAAGAGCTATCCCATTGATGTTGTAGTAAATCAGGATGGCGCTTACTCTGCATTGCTTTTTAATGCTAAATACAAACTGATTATTCCTTCCTCACAAGGACCTTTCAGGAATAAGGTTAATGCAGAAACAGGTTCTGATACTATTATCGTAGACTTAAAAGGAAGTCAGAATATGGATATAGAGGTAGAACCATATTATATGGTCCGAAATCCTCAGTTTTCAGTCTCGGGAAGAGATTTGACGGCTACATTTAAAGCAGAAAAGATTATTACTGATGCAGATGCACGGGATATCGAGCGGGTTGATTTATATGTCAATAAAACGCAATTTGTTGATTTTAGAGCCAATGTTGTAACCGCAGAAATAGCGGGGGGAGATATATCAGATCCCAATTCTATCAATATGACTGTGACGATACCAGACTTGGTTCCAACGCAAAATTATGTTTATGCACGTGTTGGGATTAAAATTGTAGGTGTTGAGGACATGATCTTTTCTCCTGTTCAAAAGGTCGAGTTTTAAAATTTTGGATTTATTGAAGGACTGTTCAGGTTAACGCTGTTCCTGAACAGTCCCTCTTTATTTTTCGGAATATTTCTCAATTTTTGTATAAAGCCAAACCAAGATATAATATGTTTCGCATTGGTCAATTAATATTCCTATTATCAATAGGATTTATGTTTGTAGCTGGCATAGCAATGAAGAAAGCGGGTGCGCAACCTATTGCTACATATCTCCGAGCACCTGCTTACCCACTGGTGACTGTTGACCCATACACCAGCGCCTGGAGTGAAACCGATACACTCTATAATAGCCCGGTACGACACTGGACGGGAAAAACTCATTCCCTCATTGGGGCTATCCGTGTTGATGGTAAGGTCTACCGGTTTATGGGGAAAGAAAATATACCATGGATTGCTATTTTACCCATGGCCAAAGAAGAACCATGGGAAGGAAAATATACCATGCAGAAGCCGGAGACAGGCTGGGAGCAAAAAAACTTTACAGAAAAAGGGTGGAAATCGGGTAAAGCTGCTTTCGGTACTTCCGGTATGCCTGCTTTGTCAACTCTGTGGGAAACCAAAGACATTTGGGTTCGTCGCGAATTTAAACTGCCTCCACAATTACCGGCGAATAGTATCTACGTGATATATTCACATGACGATAATTTTGAGCTTTATTTGAACGGTAAGAAACTCGTGGATACGGGATATAGCTGGAAAAATAACGTGGTATTGAAGCTGGATAAGATGTTGTTGCTCCCTGGTCGTCGAAACGTTATTGCGGTACACTGCCATAATAAAACCGGAGGGGCTTATGTCGATTTTGGCCTTTATCGTGAAAACAACCAATCGGAAATATTTACCCACACGGCATTTCAGGATAGTGTGGCTTTATCTGCAACACAGACCTACTATGGCTTTACTTGCGGACCGGTAAAACTGGGACTTACTTTCACTGCCCCACTACTGCCCAATGATCTTGATTTGCTCTCGCGTCCCGTAGACTATATTAATTACTGGGTACGTTCGAACGATGGAAAAGCACATCAGGTGCAGCTTTATTTTGAAATAACCCCGCAGTGGGCGGTTAATGAAGTAAGTCAGGAGGTTCGTGTATCCCGGGGTAAAACCGGTCATATTTCCTATCTGAAAGCAGGAACCACAGCCCAGCCTATCCTTCAGAAGAAGGGCGATGACGTGCGAATTGATTGGGGGTATGTATACCTGGCTACCAGCGGAAATCCTCAATCTTCGATGTCAATCGGAAATTATTTCGAAACGAAGAAAGTATTTGCAGAGAATGGAGCTATTCCTGTCGGAAAGCGGGATCTTACAGCAAAAATGACACGGAATATGCCCGCGATGGCCTGTGAAGAGAAGCTTGGAAAGGTTTCCAATCAGCCGGTGAAAGGATTTGTGATGATTGGCTACAACGATATCGAGTCGATTCAGTATTTCGGACAGAATTTAAAGGCTTGGTGGACCAGGAACGGCAAGGTCTCGATGGATGATGCACTGCTGGCGGCTGCAGAAGACCACGCTAAGGTACAAGAGCGTTGTGCGAGGTTTGATAACAAAATGTGGAATGAGACTTTGGCGGCAGGGGGAAAGCAGTATGCCGAATTGTGTGTGTTGGCTTTTCGACAATCAATTGCTGCTCACAAGTTGACAAAGGATCCTCAGGGTAATATTCTGTTCTTTTCCAAAGAAAATTTCAGTAATGGTTCCATCGGGACCGTTGATGTGACTTACCCCTCGGCACCACTGTTCCTGAAATACAACCCGGAACTGTTGAAAGGAATGCTGAATCCTATCTTTTATTTTTCAGAAAGCGGAAAATGGACCAAGCCCTTTGCTGCTCATGATGTGGGGACTTATCCAAAAGCCAACGGGCAAACTTATGGCGGCGACATGCCTGTAGAGGAGAGTGGAAACATGGTTATCCTGACAGCTGCCATTTCCCAAATGGAAGGGAATGCAGGATATGCCAAGAAACATTGGAAGGTATTGACAACCTGGGCCAATTATCTTCTGGATAAGGGAATGGATCCGGAAAACCAATTGTGTACCGATGATTTTGCAGGTCATTTTGCTCACAATACCAACCTGTCGATCAAGGCCATAATGGGAATTGCCTGCTATGGCAAGCTGGCAGGAATGCTGGGGGAACAAGCAGTAGCTAAAAAATACACCGAGGCGGCTAAAGCAATGGCCCAAAAATGGATACAGATGGCCAATGACGGTGACCATTACCGTCTTACCTTTGATAAACCGGGTACTTGGAGTCAGAAATACAACCTGGTTTGGAACCGGATTTTGCATCTGAACATCTTTCCTCCGGAGGTTGCACAGAAAGAGGTGGCCTATTATCTGACAAAACTGAATCCCTATGGTTTGCCGCTTGATAGCAGGAAGACTTACACAAAAGCCGATTGGGAGGTGTGGACCGCTACCCTGGCTGAAAATCCGCAGGACTTTGAGAAGCTCATCTCGGGACTTTACCGGTTCGTAACCGAAACACCAGACCGGGTTCCGATGAGTGACTGGTATGAAACCACCAATGCGAAAAAGGTTGGATTTCAGGCACGTTCGGTCGTTGGTGGATATTTTATTAAAATGTTGGAACAAAACGGGAATAAATAACCGATGATTTAGAATGAGATAAAGCCTACAGTATCTGGGTAATAGCTTGCTTTAGGTTTAAGATCAGGTTATTAAAAGCTAAGTGAACCCGTGTTTGTTGTTTTTGACTGATCTGGATCCTGTATTCCTATACAGGATCCAGGGTCTAAAGTTTTATTTATTGTAAACGGAACATAATTGCTTAAGAAGAAAAATTATGA
Encoded proteins:
- a CDS encoding TonB-dependent receptor, yielding MDFLFRESLLKLWRIMRITLFLLFISVITTFAGNSYAQETRLNIQFNNGTVGSIIKYIESNSDFVFLYKNEDLNVNKRVNVNLKDASIEQILSKVLEGQNVGFNIYKRQIVIHKNPGKGTAIVQQPEKTIVGKVTDTSGSPVPGVTIIAKGTSHGTITDSDGNYTLKIKPDVKTLVFSFVGMKTREVNVGDNNVINVRLEEASIGLDEVVAIGYGVQKKESLTGAISGVTSKDLEDVHATTVSSALAGKIAGVSFRMPDGRPGASANIQIRNMGDPLYVIDGIQKDAGQFNNLSPNDIESISVLKDASAAIYGVRAANGVVVVTTKRGKLGSKNTINVDAYTGWQNWSRFPKTVNAYDWMLGKADAEMNLDGHTNITPEELAKWKAGTEPGYQSFDWYDFIIKGNSPQTSININATGGSDKINYYLSLTRLDQNSVLGRQFTFARTNLQSNIDAKITKRFKVGVSINGRIETRDNPGVPGTDDYWAPRFALFRNRPTERPYANDNPNYINNIGHMDTNWGLLNKANSGYWHEDWRVMQLNFTGDYDLPIDGLSAKGTYSYYFADRLMNGHEYTYDAYTYYPETDEYKITFANKNPWRERATHKVFENVLQGQLNYNKTFGKHTIAATYVAERIKRRELDVWVHAVPKTNVLPLIQFADMDTYNDRDWTQARIGYVGRLTYNYANKYYLEVAGREDGSWKFASDRRWGFFPSTSIGWRITEENFAKALLGQSTFDLKLRASYGELGDDNVGIGDFDYLTGYNYATSTVIMDGEVIKGSRDRGVPITSISWYTSKITDVGADYSFWGGKLSGTVDYFYRKREGLRGRKYDVLVPSELGYTLPDENVNSDATMGAEASINYNGKVGDLSYTVGANVSYARNRFLSSYKPTFGNSWDYYRNSSEDRWTGTYWGYEVVGQFQSFDQINSWPVNNDGEGNKRMLPGDLIYKDVNGDGVINGYDERPIGYPRDRNPILNFGFNITAQFKGFDLRADFSGGSMYSYNQGWEMRWPYQNGGNLLKQFYDDRWHRADPFDLNSEWIPGKYPALRFNTGWHNNYNKNSTFWLTSVRYLRLRTFEIGYSIPKNLIAKVGMQKARLYVNSYNLVSFDNLKKLGVEPEIMDQNGLQYPQNRMVNVGVNLSF
- a CDS encoding RagB/SusD family nutrient uptake outer membrane protein, which gives rise to MKKYISILLLFLAFVWGCNDKAFLDRKPTNILIEDQVWKDKSLILSVVADLYDRIPEFQTIENWWNYADFDEGFGSANGDYWRSKNSEWGYGEWSLWNYNYIREINLFIQKAESDLTNSLAPADKARFIAEGRFLRATAYFELVKRMGGVPLILEPLTYDFSGDPSYLQYPRAKESEVYDFILSELDAIKKDLPNDVNIKGRATQGLILAMESRVALYAGSIAKYGAKTPNVTLSGGEVGIPANMATSYYQKALSAAEELINSGTYALYQKKENLSENFASLFIDKNANPEVIFVKDFKLQSGKVEPFTLQNQPWSGAEDLEGGRLNPSLNLVQSFEKLDNTFETFQTNTADGNFIYYDNPSDIFAGRDARLAGTVMIPGSKYKGKDLDIWAGYMQADGAIITGDTYGARKELPNGEVAQVVGFDGPIDGLEFTAQTGFYVRKFMDTATGSGQRGLNSEVWWVRYRLAEVYLNAAEAAFELGQPEKAATYMDVVRRRAGFNTDLTAADMTFDRIVHERKVELAFEGHELWDMKRWRLAHIVWNGESLPLTTKPWKADEVSNRVFGLWPYKYYAPGDPNDGKYVYIQHLPAQVTGADRFRLGNYYSKISDEILNNNPKIVRNPNQN
- a CDS encoding DUF3823 domain-containing protein; the encoded protein is MIKFKFIILLGIVAAFLSACKYDNYSEPQSYLKGNIVYNGEPINVSYNDVTFQLWEPGWQKSYPIDVVVNQDGAYSALLFNAKYKLIIPSSQGPFRNKVNAETGSDTIIVDLKGSQNMDIEVEPYYMVRNPQFSVSGRDLTATFKAEKIITDADARDIERVDLYVNKTQFVDFRANVVTAEIAGGDISDPNSINMTVTIPDLVPTQNYVYARVGIKIVGVEDMIFSPVQKVEF
- a CDS encoding glutaminase family protein, which produces MFVAGIAMKKAGAQPIATYLRAPAYPLVTVDPYTSAWSETDTLYNSPVRHWTGKTHSLIGAIRVDGKVYRFMGKENIPWIAILPMAKEEPWEGKYTMQKPETGWEQKNFTEKGWKSGKAAFGTSGMPALSTLWETKDIWVRREFKLPPQLPANSIYVIYSHDDNFELYLNGKKLVDTGYSWKNNVVLKLDKMLLLPGRRNVIAVHCHNKTGGAYVDFGLYRENNQSEIFTHTAFQDSVALSATQTYYGFTCGPVKLGLTFTAPLLPNDLDLLSRPVDYINYWVRSNDGKAHQVQLYFEITPQWAVNEVSQEVRVSRGKTGHISYLKAGTTAQPILQKKGDDVRIDWGYVYLATSGNPQSSMSIGNYFETKKVFAENGAIPVGKRDLTAKMTRNMPAMACEEKLGKVSNQPVKGFVMIGYNDIESIQYFGQNLKAWWTRNGKVSMDDALLAAAEDHAKVQERCARFDNKMWNETLAAGGKQYAELCVLAFRQSIAAHKLTKDPQGNILFFSKENFSNGSIGTVDVTYPSAPLFLKYNPELLKGMLNPIFYFSESGKWTKPFAAHDVGTYPKANGQTYGGDMPVEESGNMVILTAAISQMEGNAGYAKKHWKVLTTWANYLLDKGMDPENQLCTDDFAGHFAHNTNLSIKAIMGIACYGKLAGMLGEQAVAKKYTEAAKAMAQKWIQMANDGDHYRLTFDKPGTWSQKYNLVWNRILHLNIFPPEVAQKEVAYYLTKLNPYGLPLDSRKTYTKADWEVWTATLAENPQDFEKLISGLYRFVTETPDRVPMSDWYETTNAKKVGFQARSVVGGYFIKMLEQNGNK